TATTGAAGTTTATCATATAGCAGAGAGaatgatttatttgatattatgatatgttacgataatttagataaatatgtaaattagaaaattattataattatcactGATAGATAATTTGACaattaatcaatatttacATAGATAAATTCTCTTTGTTCATTGCTTCGGCTACGCTAGTTTACAATTTGAATTTGGCGCCAGCTAGTTCATGCAGTGTTCGATAGAGGACGCGCACAACATGTTTACACTTGCTGCTTCACCTGCAGCCATTTTTAGTGTACAGTCTACAGTGTACTTAGTAGGAATGCCGAAGTTATagttacgataaatataaatattgatttatttgatataaaaattgtgaaaatacaatataaatttacgcAAATAGTTTTTTTAAGTAAGAAAACATGGGTCGCCGTTCAATAAATACCACAAAAAGTGGGAAATATATGAATCCTACTGATCAAGCACGTTAGTAGATAACATAACCAAGCAATTTACTTTacttaaaaatcataaatttactaattattatagCTTATTACTTACAAATTTGTTACAGGTAAAGAGGCacgtaaaaaagaattaaagaaaaataaaaaacaaagacaGTTAGTACGTGCTGCTGTTTTAAAGGGCAAAGATCCTGCTCAAATTattgaagaaatggaaaaaatagaCCAAATGGGtgagtaaaatatttgatagttTATGAATTgttaacattattaattttatattaatacatacatttcaatttttagaatataatgtCATGCAGCCACCACCACTTAATGAGAAAGTATTGAAAgacaaacgaaagaaattgaaggagACCTTAGATCGTGtcttaaaaatgtatgtaagtattttctacataatggttataaattttctttaaaaattattggtAAGATTAAATCAACAGTGATAGTTAacatattgtaaaatattacatacatatttatttttgtttctttatagGCAAAGGATGATCAGGAAAAGTGGGCAGAGTTAAAAGAACAATTGATACAATATGAACGTAGAAGAATAGAtcttgtttcttattttgaaGCTGTAAGACATGCACAACAAGTACAAGTTGATGAAATTCCATTACCATCAGCTGGTAATGACATATCTCGAATGTACTCAGGTATTTacttattatgatatttattattatggtattatttacaatttcattcacTTCatgtatatatcttatatctgTTTAGGTTCTTTAACTTCACAAATACCTTTACCAGATATGCCACAACCACCAGCACATATGTATCCCCCTCATCCACATTACATACCACAGCATCATCCCCTTATGAACATACCAATACCACCAAGTATTTTAAAGAAGACAAGTGCGTATGCAACATCCCCTTCTATACCTACACTAGCACCTAATAAAGAACCACCCGGTGTCCCACCTTTTCCACCTTCTGATCTATCAAGTGACGATGAAGATATGTCTGAGAAGGttagtatttaaatttgttcaaCATCAGTTAATGCATTATTACtttagaaatatgaatattatgtAATCATGAAATTATGTATAGGCTAAAGAACCAGTACCAAAATCGAGAACAATTCGATTTGCGGATGacaaagaagataataaaCAAGAATCAGACGGTAAAGATAAGGACAGCGacaaagagaaggaaaaagaaagagacatAACTAAAGTAAAACCAACTACTCTACAACAGAAAATGTTAGCTATGGCAGGGCAAGATATTGATCAATTTATGCGTGAAATGGAAGTTGTCCATAAAAAGCGGGAAACTGAACGAGCTCAAGATTTAAATGCTCGATTGTCACTACTGGAAGCAGAAAATGAATCTAATTCAAAGTCTAATAATAAATCtggtaataataaaacagaagaagaagatttagAACCTCCAGGAGCATCAGACCATTCATCAAACCATAATCAACATACATCACATTCTCATTCTCAACATACACAACCACACACAATGCCCCCTATGGGATTGCCGCCTCCTCCTTTAATGTATAGACCTCCACCACCACCTTTACATTTGAGGATGCCGCCACCCCCACCACCCCGTATTGGACTTCGATTACCCCCTGGTAAGGATAATATGCACTATTTAATGATTTGTCAATATAAAGGTAatgaataaattgataatCATTACTTTGTTTATGATTATAGGCCCACCACCAGGAATGCCGAGGATGTTGAGACCTGGTCCACCAAGTATGCCAAGAATGCCTCCTCCACAAATGCAAATGCCAAATCTATCAAATATGACAAATATAGGAAATCCTCAAATGCAGACACAATCTGCAACAGGATCACAACCTAAAACACCTAATGTACTTTCTGCTGCACcacaattaattaatcgaaaagaTAAAGATGGTAAAAGCACTACAACTATCGAAGCAAAACCACAAATTAGGAATTTAGCAGCTGATGTTACAAGATTTTTACCTACCTCTCTTCGTGTGAAAAGGGATGACAAAAAGAAACCAAGTACTTTGTCAAGACTTTCAGAAAGGATACCAGAAACGCAACCAATACGATCTACTCAACCTAAAACAAAAGATGATGCATATATGCAGTTTATGCAAGAAATGGAAGGATTgctttaaatttgtaatgctgtgtataatagaaatttacttgaatagcaaaaaattaaattttgaggAATACATTGCGATTATtgttactataatatattattattactataatatattactattactataatatagacatattttttcatttttagtccttaaaatttatgaatttcaaGTGCCTTTATTTATgcgtaaatttatataaactgaATTTGTTCACAAATGTAGCTAAAAGATTTCGACCAAAAAGGtgttttattgaatattgtactttctagtaattaattttaacgattagTAATTAAAAGCTGTTCAAATTTTGCATTCAATATTACAGTATCAACAAGAACTTGTACTTTTTCtacttaaatttataaaaaattgttttttacgCAATACatgatgaaaatttgttctattatttaattttaacgaattaacaGAATAGATAATGAtgttgtaaaaatttgttttcactAAAGTTATGAAATCGCGGACTATGATTAAGGCATGCGCTTAATGATCAATATGACAGACTTGTCCTTGCTATTTCCGACAATAGTAAACGTCATTTTTTAGTTTCTAGTTAAGCATGATTATACAAACAAGTCTCAACATTCGCTAGGGAAAACTGTCCGAAAATTGAGTCGTGTCTAATCATGAAAAACCAACATGGACGATCAACAAAGTTTGCGTTCTTGCGAGACAAACAGAGATAAGTAGAGCATCTCTGTGTTTGTCTTAGCATTTATAGCGTATCACGCATGCGTAAATCAAgaactttcttattttccatgttgatttttcataACTAATCACAACTCAATTTTCAGGCGGTTTTCCCTAGATTTCAGTATGTGTGAATATCGAGACCTGTTTATATGATCGTAGTCATCGTTACCAAGTCGAGGGAATAAAGGGAAAATAGTATAATTACTGAACTAGTGATGTAATGAATCGTACTATTAACAAATGTAGGTGGAGGGACAAATAACAgctgttttttgttttacattgtTATGATTAAGTTAggcaacttttttttttaaataatttcattgaaaaaatgtaacttATATGaagtaaattgttatttactttcttaaaagaaaataccatGTAAATCTTTTTgctaaaagaaatatttgactgtaattaatttacatcaCATAGAACGTAACTCATGTCACGTAATATAAATGACATAGTATAGGGTGGCAGTGGAGTTAATGTGACACCAATGTATTCCCTCGTGAGGGAATTCGTCTGGCAACTGGCAACAGTGGTTACGGCAACCCTGTTTCCTACTTCTCTGTAACGAGATAGGAAGTCGTTCCTTAGTTTTGTGACTACattgtaaaagtatttaaatattattagtgtttcataaaaattaattctaccTTACGTTCCGGAGTTAAATGTATTGtaaaaaactatttttatgtcctgaaactaattatatttgaagtGCTTTAACTTGAACTCAAAACATGTATCCAAGAAATAGACAAAGCCAAGGCTATCCCAATAGTAAGTagctttaaataattttacagtaaatttgtaattgtttgctttgatattttaatgtaatgaatatatttttttgttcattatttataataattgaagGTATGTAAATGGCTGTAGTAGAAGAAAATCAATACCTATATACCGGTTTATAAAGAATGGCGTTCtacaatgaatattttgacataattttacgttatacttCCTCAATGATGCTAAAAATTatgttctaaaataatttttataatttattttgttttttttttaaatatgcttatatatgaaaaagaacTTTTTTGTTTAACATGTTAATTTGAACttgaataatgtaaaaattgtatacataGTTAGTCACAAAATTATTGGCACATACAGAAAGTTAACAggaatacgaaaaataaaaagatgataAAAGTATTCTCagcacttttttttttaaatatagtcTTCTAGTCCTTTAACTAAGAAATCTATggaaaaaaaacaataaaattatcatttgtggttatgaaaaaataatgtgaaacaatttaaagaattaattaggATCACAAAATTAGCAACACATATTGTTaaacttaataattttttataataataattagaatttttattttgtgagATATCCTTTTTGCTTTATCA
The DNA window shown above is from Bombus pyrosoma isolate SC7728 linkage group LG7, ASM1482585v1, whole genome shotgun sequence and carries:
- the LOC122569384 gene encoding WW domain-binding protein 11; amino-acid sequence: MGRRSINTTKSGKYMNPTDQARKEARKKELKKNKKQRQLVRAAVLKGKDPAQIIEEMEKIDQMEYNVMQPPPLNEKVLKDKRKKLKETLDRVLKMYAKDDQEKWAELKEQLIQYERRRIDLVSYFEAVRHAQQVQVDEIPLPSAGNDISRMYSGSLTSQIPLPDMPQPPAHMYPPHPHYIPQHHPLMNIPIPPSILKKTSAYATSPSIPTLAPNKEPPGVPPFPPSDLSSDDEDMSEKAKEPVPKSRTIRFADDKEDNKQESDGKDKDSDKEKEKERDITKVKPTTLQQKMLAMAGQDIDQFMREMEVVHKKRETERAQDLNARLSLLEAENESNSKSNNKSGNNKTEEEDLEPPGASDHSSNHNQHTSHSHSQHTQPHTMPPMGLPPPPLMYRPPPPPLHLRMPPPPPPRIGLRLPPGPPPGMPRMLRPGPPSMPRMPPPQMQMPNLSNMTNIGNPQMQTQSATGSQPKTPNVLSAAPQLINRKDKDGKSTTTIEAKPQIRNLAADVTRFLPTSLRVKRDDKKKPSTLSRLSERIPETQPIRSTQPKTKDDAYMQFMQEMEGLL